In the Streptomyces cinnamoneus genome, CCACCTCGCGTGGAAGGAATGCCCCAAGAAGGACTGACCGCCCCGGCCGCCCGGCACCGGGCGGACGGCGGGCCCGCCGGAGACGGCGGGCCCTGCCGGCGGGACGGGACCGGAGCGGGCCGCCGGCCGGAGCCCGGCCCCGCCACCGGGACTTTGCACCCGACATCGCCCGGGTCACCTGCGGACATCGCGCTCCGCAGGTGAATCGTGACCCATTGGGTATAGACCTCTGGCGGAAACCGAGCGAATGTTGAGGAATCCATCGCGAAGACGAGCGGCCCCCACCGCGCTCGCTAGGACCGGGCGGCGCCGGAAACGAGTCGTCCAGGGCCCTTCGCGCTACCTCGATCGCACCAGAGCCCGATGCCTGCATTCAGACGCGACACCTTGAGTCCAACGCATACGGCCGACGCCATCACCAGCGCCCCCGAGCCCCTTGCCGACTGGACGCCCCGCTCCCAGCAGCTCCTCGGCCCGTGGGGCCGGACGATCCCCTCCTGTGTCCACAGCCCGCCCGCGGCCTGGGCCGCCCGCTGGCTGCCCCCCGGCCCGCCGGCCTCCCGGGCCCTCGCGCTGCCCGCGGTGCCCCCCTCCGTGGCCGCCGCCCGCAAATTCTCCAGGGAACTGCTCGCCGAGTGGGGACTGCACGAGCTGACCGCCGACGCCGTCCTGCTGCTCTCGGAGCTGGTCACCAACGCGATCGTGCACGTCCCCGAGGGCTCCGGAGAGGTGCAGCTCGTCCTCAGCCGCACCCCCGAGCACCTGGTCGCCCAGGTCACCGACGCCGGCGGCTGCCTGCCGCTGTGCGGCGAGGCCGGCCCCGACAGCGAGGGCGGGCGCGGCATGTGGCTCGTCGAGGAGATCGCCGCCCAGTGGGGCCACCACGCCAGTGGCACCGGCAAGACCG is a window encoding:
- a CDS encoding ATP-binding protein, with amino-acid sequence MSPTHTADAITSAPEPLADWTPRSQQLLGPWGRTIPSCVHSPPAAWAARWLPPGPPASRALALPAVPPSVAAARKFSRELLAEWGLHELTADAVLLLSELVTNAIVHVPEGSGEVQLVLSRTPEHLVAQVTDAGGCLPLCGEAGPDSEGGRGMWLVEEIAAQWGHHASGTGKTVWFTLPLPAAAPGE